Proteins encoded by one window of uncultured Ilyobacter sp.:
- a CDS encoding M24 family metallopeptidase, with protein sequence MMPFEKKEYLERMRKVKESMNHKGIEVLLITDPANICYLSGHNAWSFYVHQMLLVTLDDEMPIFIGRYMDAFCGVVKTTWLDENHVRAYPDYYVQSLIKHPMDYVCDVVKELNLDKKSIGVEMDNYYFTGSAYKHLVQGLPDARFVDGDLVVNWVRVIKSDKEIELQRRAAKIVEKAMQTAIDSLEPGARKCDVAADILHAQVSGTPEFGGDYVSIVPLMPCGETAGAPHLTWDESRYTDNTVVAVELAGCHQRYHSPMARTISLGKPSPKVEEIAKITIEGLNAALDVIKPGVTCEEVELAWRKTIGKYGIEKESRIGYSMGLNYPPDWGEHTISLRPGDKTILKPNMTLHCIPGMYFDDFGVSISEALVVTENGCETLANFPRKLFVKE encoded by the coding sequence ATGATGCCATTTGAGAAAAAAGAATATTTGGAAAGGATGAGAAAAGTAAAAGAAAGCATGAATCATAAAGGAATAGAAGTCCTTTTAATTACGGATCCAGCAAATATTTGTTATCTTTCTGGTCATAATGCTTGGTCATTTTATGTACACCAAATGCTATTAGTTACATTAGATGATGAAATGCCAATTTTTATCGGAAGATACATGGATGCTTTCTGTGGGGTGGTAAAAACTACTTGGTTAGATGAAAATCATGTTAGAGCTTACCCAGATTATTATGTTCAAAGTTTAATAAAGCATCCAATGGATTATGTTTGTGATGTAGTTAAAGAATTGAATCTTGATAAAAAATCTATTGGGGTTGAAATGGATAATTATTATTTTACAGGTTCAGCGTATAAACATCTAGTACAAGGACTACCTGATGCTCGTTTTGTGGATGGTGATTTAGTTGTAAATTGGGTAAGAGTAATAAAATCGGATAAGGAAATTGAATTGCAAAGAAGAGCAGCTAAGATTGTTGAAAAAGCAATGCAAACGGCTATTGATTCATTAGAACCTGGAGCTAGAAAATGCGATGTAGCCGCAGACATACTTCATGCTCAAGTTAGTGGTACACCAGAATTTGGGGGGGATTATGTAAGCATTGTACCTCTTATGCCTTGTGGAGAAACCGCTGGAGCTCCTCATTTAACATGGGATGAAAGTAGATATACTGATAATACAGTAGTTGCAGTGGAATTGGCAGGCTGTCACCAAAGATATCATTCCCCAATGGCGAGAACTATATCTTTAGGAAAACCAAGTCCCAAAGTAGAAGAAATTGCTAAAATTACAATTGAAGGATTAAATGCAGCATTGGACGTTATTAAACCAGGCGTAACCTGCGAAGAGGTAGAATTAGCCTGGAGAAAGACTATAGGTAAGTATGGTATAGAAAAAGAATCACGTATAGGATATTCTATGGGTCTTAACTATCCACCAGATTGGGGTGAGCATACAATAAGTTTAAGACCAGGAGATAAAACTATTTTAAAACCTAATATGACATTACACTGTATACCAGGTATGTATTTTGATGATTTTGGAGTATCAATTAGTGAAGCGCTAGTTGTTACAGAAAATGGATGTGAAACTTTAGCTAATTTTCCTCGTAAGTTATTTGTTAAAGAATAA
- a CDS encoding VWA domain-containing protein, protein MYKLKDTYFLVFLLPVIWLFFRKRKKSAIRIPSLGPLKGINAGKSKKHLIGKYLIFTGMVLLILGLSRPQKTEDKIKREKDGIDIALVLDISKSMLTEDFNPNRLEKAKEVMETFISRRNQDRMGLVAFAGSAYTRVPLTFDYNVVKESLVSLSIDDIADNNRTAIGMGTATAINRLKKSSAKSKIIILVTDGENNFGEISPVNAVTIANEMGIKIYTIGLGAEYIKQQTFWGAMKIKNDSLDETLLNNMAEDTGGQYFRADDEKKLETIFKKIDTLEKSKIESREIYLYRELYRYFVIGGLLFLMTGLWFDNYRYIHIP, encoded by the coding sequence ATGTATAAATTGAAAGATACTTATTTTCTTGTTTTTTTACTCCCAGTAATATGGTTATTTTTTAGGAAGAGAAAAAAAAGTGCCATAAGAATACCATCTCTGGGGCCTCTAAAAGGAATAAATGCAGGTAAAAGCAAAAAACACCTTATAGGGAAATATCTTATTTTTACAGGGATGGTCCTGCTGATTTTAGGACTAAGCAGGCCTCAAAAGACAGAGGATAAGATCAAGAGGGAAAAGGATGGGATAGATATTGCACTGGTATTGGATATATCCAAAAGCATGCTGACAGAAGATTTTAATCCCAACAGGCTTGAGAAGGCAAAAGAGGTGATGGAAACTTTTATTTCTAGAAGAAACCAAGACAGAATGGGCCTAGTTGCATTTGCAGGAAGTGCTTACACAAGAGTTCCCCTTACATTTGACTACAATGTGGTGAAAGAATCCCTTGTTTCTCTCAGCATAGATGATATCGCCGACAATAACCGCACTGCCATAGGCATGGGAACGGCAACGGCAATAAACAGGCTTAAAAAGAGTTCTGCAAAATCAAAAATAATAATCTTGGTTACAGACGGAGAAAATAATTTCGGGGAGATAAGCCCTGTAAATGCAGTTACCATTGCCAATGAGATGGGAATAAAAATTTATACTATAGGCCTGGGTGCAGAATATATAAAGCAGCAGACATTTTGGGGGGCCATGAAAATAAAAAATGATTCTTTGGATGAAACACTCTTAAATAATATGGCTGAAGATACTGGCGGACAGTATTTCAGAGCAGATGATGAAAAAAAATTGGAAACTATTTTTAAAAAAATCGATACTCTTGAAAAAAGCAAGATAGAATCAAGGGAAATCTATCTATACAGGGAGTTGTACAGGTATTTTGTTATAGGGGGTCTTTTGTTTTTGATGACAGGACTTTGGTTCGATAATTACAGGTATATTCATATCCCTTGA
- a CDS encoding helix-turn-helix domain-containing protein: protein MSHTYFTINERETIALSLAKGMKPFHIAKILDRNRSSIGREIKQNSIDGEYRGLNAQEAYNSRKSSCGCGAKEKLEDEKIVEYIQKRLEDGWTPEEIKLKVLTVLLLRLSTEVLKRGNLKEQKRNSFRDRVKKI, encoded by the coding sequence ATGAGTCATACATATTTTACCATAAATGAAAGAGAAACAATAGCGTTGTCTTTAGCAAAAGGGATGAAACCCTTTCATATCGCAAAAATACTAGACAGAAACAGATCCAGTATTGGAAGAGAAATTAAGCAGAATAGCATTGATGGCGAATACAGAGGGTTGAACGCTCAAGAGGCATACAATTCTAGAAAGTCTTCATGTGGTTGTGGAGCCAAGGAGAAGCTTGAAGATGAAAAGATTGTTGAGTACATTCAAAAGAGACTTGAAGATGGTTGGACTCCCGAAGAAATAAAATTAAAGGTGTTGACTGTCCTTCTTTTAAGACTATCTACAGAGGTATTAAAGAGGGGAAATTTAAAGGAACAGAAAAGGAACTCCTTCCGAGACAGGGTAAAAAAAATCTAA
- a CDS encoding VWA domain-containing protein — MEFGNLRYSLFFILIPIVFIILYLGFRKKASIKKQLALENKVKFELVRNISYILSLILIVFSLTQPRILRGFEKIKIKGLDIYVLIDVSKSMLVEDALPNRLERSKHDIDKLLDGLKGDRVGFIPFSSSAYIQMPLTDDYDMAKMFANVIDTDLISGGGTNITQALKLARQSFKNSDSNKKIILVVSDGDEHENNSLKYLKEEKLKNEDFKVYSLGVGTSQGGGVPNTVNGQHKGFLKDEKGKTVIAKLETDTLKKLAEEGDGKFYISDNFHDGIEVFLNDISLLKRGENREEKIKNYKELYQYFLFSGILLFLLAYFLDHHKNRD, encoded by the coding sequence ATGGAATTTGGAAATCTAAGATACAGCTTGTTTTTTATTCTAATTCCCATTGTATTTATCATTTTATACCTTGGATTCAGAAAGAAAGCATCTATAAAAAAACAGCTGGCCTTGGAAAACAAGGTTAAATTTGAACTCGTTAGAAACATCTCATATATTTTATCTCTGATTTTGATCGTGTTCTCACTCACTCAACCTAGAATTTTAAGAGGTTTTGAAAAAATAAAAATAAAGGGGTTGGATATTTACGTCCTCATTGATGTTTCTAAGTCAATGCTTGTAGAGGATGCCTTGCCTAACAGGCTAGAGAGGTCAAAGCACGATATTGATAAACTTCTGGACGGCCTTAAGGGGGACAGGGTAGGATTTATACCCTTTTCAAGCAGTGCATACATACAGATGCCCCTTACTGATGACTATGATATGGCAAAGATGTTTGCCAATGTCATAGATACAGACCTCATAAGCGGAGGGGGGACAAACATCACCCAGGCATTGAAACTTGCCAGACAGTCTTTTAAAAACAGTGACAGCAACAAAAAAATAATACTTGTAGTATCAGACGGAGATGAACATGAAAACAATTCTCTAAAGTACTTGAAAGAAGAAAAGCTAAAGAATGAAGACTTCAAAGTTTATTCTCTGGGAGTTGGTACTTCCCAGGGTGGAGGAGTCCCAAATACTGTCAACGGGCAGCACAAAGGTTTTTTGAAGGATGAAAAGGGGAAAACAGTCATAGCAAAACTTGAGACAGATACCCTGAAAAAACTTGCAGAGGAAGGGGACGGGAAATTTTATATAAGTGATAATTTTCATGATGGTATAGAGGTATTTTTAAATGATATAAGCCTCTTAAAAAGAGGTGAAAACAGGGAAGAAAAAATAAAAAACTATAAGGAACTTTATCAATATTTCTTATTTTCAGGAATCCTATTGTTTCTTCTTGCATATTTTTTAGACCATCATAAAAACAGAGATTAA
- a CDS encoding TRAP transporter large permease gives MIVTLIGIMIVLLLLGFPMLMSMIVSPLAVTLIYFPNINATLLIQQLIAGVQPFVLLAVPMFIFAADIMCAGKTANRLLDFVEKFVGHIHGGMAITTATACTLFGAISGSTQATVVAIGKPMRQKLLKMGYDDSDAMALIINASDIALLIPPSIGMIMYAVVTGASVGELFIAGIGPGLVLLVCFSIYSYIFARKNNIPRTPKASIKEKMRATKKALLPLGFPVIIIGGIYSGIFSPTEAAAASVLYAVILEVVVYKAIKIKELYNIALSTGLVTAAVFILVGGGQAFSWLISYAKIPQMMTSVLLGGSPSPLRILLTVTIFYFVGCMFVDPIVVIIILTPIFYPLAMAAGIDPIHLGILITLQSAIGSATPPFGCDIFTACAVFEKPYLEVIRKTPPYIFILVVISIIMIFFPGIALFFRDLVFS, from the coding sequence ATGATAGTAACACTGATTGGAATTATGATAGTTTTATTGTTATTGGGTTTCCCAATGTTAATGTCTATGATTGTGTCACCCTTAGCAGTTACACTAATATATTTTCCAAATATTAATGCGACACTGTTAATCCAACAACTAATAGCCGGAGTTCAACCTTTCGTTCTTTTAGCAGTACCGATGTTTATATTTGCAGCAGATATTATGTGTGCTGGTAAAACAGCAAATAGATTACTAGATTTTGTCGAAAAATTTGTTGGCCATATACATGGGGGCATGGCAATTACCACTGCAACTGCTTGCACATTGTTTGGGGCAATTTCAGGTTCAACTCAAGCAACAGTGGTAGCAATTGGAAAACCTATGCGCCAGAAATTATTGAAAATGGGCTACGATGATAGTGATGCTATGGCCTTAATAATTAATGCCAGTGATATTGCATTACTGATTCCACCAAGTATAGGAATGATCATGTACGCTGTGGTTACAGGAGCTTCAGTAGGGGAATTGTTTATAGCAGGGATTGGACCTGGACTAGTTCTTTTAGTTTGTTTTTCAATCTATAGTTATATTTTTGCCAGAAAGAATAATATTCCAAGAACCCCCAAAGCAAGTATTAAAGAAAAGATGAGAGCAACTAAAAAAGCATTACTACCTTTGGGATTTCCAGTAATAATTATTGGGGGAATTTATTCAGGTATTTTCAGCCCAACTGAAGCTGCGGCAGCCTCTGTGTTATACGCAGTAATTTTGGAAGTTGTGGTATACAAAGCTATAAAGATAAAAGAATTATATAATATTGCTTTATCCACTGGTTTAGTTACTGCAGCTGTTTTTATTCTAGTAGGTGGAGGACAAGCGTTCTCATGGTTAATTTCTTATGCGAAGATTCCTCAAATGATGACTTCTGTGCTCTTGGGAGGAAGTCCATCACCATTAAGAATTTTATTAACAGTAACTATATTTTATTTCGTTGGTTGTATGTTTGTAGATCCGATTGTAGTAATTATTATCTTAACACCGATCTTTTATCCGCTAGCTATGGCTGCAGGTATTGATCCTATACATTTAGGTATACTTATCACATTGCAGTCAGCAATAGGTTCAGCAACACCACCATTTGGGTGCGATATTTTTACAGCCTGTGCGGTGTTTGAGAAACCATACCTGGAAGTAATAAGAAAAACTCCACCATATATTTTTATATTAGTGGTAATTTCAATTATTATGATATTCTTTCCAGGAATTGCACTATTCTTCAGAGATTTAGTTTTTTCTTAG
- a CDS encoding DUF58 domain-containing protein codes for MKKIKNIEIKSNRLSDEIFSGEYHSFFKGNGMEFSDIRRYSPGDEVKNIDWKVTARQRKAYIKQFKEEREMNFFLLIDISESNNFNDKKDLIGEISAVLAFSAIKNNDKVGAIFFSDEVEKLIPLKKGKKHTLSLMENLFKYFEGNSHEKKLKKTSIKSALEYFAKIQKRRSIVFLISDFFDEDYERQIKIVSKRHDLILIKISDKSKEVIPKGAVFNFIDSETGEIMTLENLKSEIRLNDFIDLDKRNLVDISTEDDYVKKLSLFFRRRRR; via the coding sequence TTGAAAAAAATAAAAAATATTGAAATTAAGTCAAATAGATTAAGTGATGAGATTTTTTCAGGGGAATACCATAGTTTTTTCAAAGGTAACGGTATGGAGTTTTCAGATATAAGAAGATATTCACCTGGAGATGAGGTTAAAAATATTGACTGGAAGGTTACTGCAAGACAGAGAAAAGCCTATATAAAGCAATTTAAAGAAGAGAGGGAAATGAATTTTTTTCTTTTAATCGATATTTCTGAATCAAATAATTTTAACGATAAAAAAGATTTAATCGGTGAAATTTCAGCAGTTTTGGCTTTTTCAGCAATAAAAAACAACGATAAAGTAGGTGCTATTTTTTTCTCTGATGAAGTTGAAAAACTAATCCCATTAAAGAAGGGAAAAAAACATACTCTTTCCTTAATGGAAAACCTTTTTAAATATTTTGAGGGAAATTCCCATGAAAAAAAATTAAAGAAAACAAGTATAAAAAGTGCTTTGGAATATTTTGCAAAAATTCAAAAGAGGAGAAGTATTGTTTTTTTGATCTCTGATTTTTTTGATGAAGATTATGAAAGGCAAATAAAAATTGTATCTAAAAGACATGATCTGATTCTAATAAAAATTTCTGATAAAAGTAAAGAAGTCATACCAAAGGGAGCTGTATTTAATTTTATTGACTCGGAAACAGGCGAAATAATGACACTGGAAAATTTAAAATCTGAAATAAGATTAAATGATTTTATTGACCTTGACAAAAGAAATCTTGTGGATATCTCGACAGAGGATGATTACGTAAAAAAACTTTCTTTATTTTTTAGAAGAAGGAGAAGGTAG
- a CDS encoding amidohydrolase, whose translation MDIIREIEDSTEELINLRRNFHKHPELGFKEFRTSEIIENYLRELGIEVKSGIAKTGVVGLLKGKSPGRTVLLRADMDALAIQEEVDVPYRSIYDGKMHACGHDGHIAMLLIAAKILVKYKDEIQGNIKFLFQPNEEEAGARAMIDEGVLENPHVDAAFAIHLWTPIEYKNIGVTSGPVMAAHDNFKITIKGKGGHTSSPHISIDPMIAAANVIQAVQSIQTREIDVLSPTSIIFGKINGGTAPNIIPEKVELEGTIRYLYEGKDNSGEKPRIRFERVVRDVCNLYRTECEIKIMPSSHAVINNDKLTNIAMDESSMIVNRNDGKIVSYICMAGEDFSEFSSEVPSTLIFVGAGNKQKEAHYPHHHPRFDIDEDALAVGVELHVRNVITFLKG comes from the coding sequence ATGGATATAATAAGGGAGATAGAAGATTCAACAGAAGAATTAATAAATTTAAGAAGAAATTTTCATAAACATCCTGAATTGGGATTCAAGGAATTTAGGACTTCAGAAATAATTGAAAATTATCTTAGAGAATTAGGAATTGAAGTAAAATCAGGAATTGCAAAAACTGGTGTGGTAGGATTGCTGAAAGGTAAAAGTCCAGGGCGTACTGTCTTACTTCGTGCAGATATGGATGCTCTGGCTATACAAGAAGAAGTAGATGTTCCCTATAGATCTATTTATGATGGGAAGATGCACGCCTGTGGTCATGATGGTCATATAGCAATGCTGTTAATTGCAGCTAAAATCTTAGTGAAGTATAAAGATGAGATACAAGGAAATATAAAATTCCTTTTTCAACCTAATGAAGAAGAAGCAGGGGCAAGAGCTATGATAGATGAAGGGGTACTTGAAAATCCACATGTAGATGCTGCTTTTGCAATTCATCTATGGACTCCAATAGAATATAAAAATATAGGAGTTACATCTGGCCCTGTAATGGCTGCACATGATAATTTCAAGATAACTATTAAAGGGAAAGGTGGACATACTTCATCACCACATATTTCAATTGACCCAATGATTGCGGCGGCAAATGTTATTCAAGCCGTTCAAAGCATTCAGACAAGAGAAATAGATGTACTCTCTCCTACATCTATAATATTTGGAAAAATTAATGGAGGAACAGCACCTAATATTATTCCTGAAAAAGTTGAATTAGAGGGTACCATTAGATATTTATATGAGGGTAAGGACAATAGTGGAGAAAAACCTAGGATTAGATTTGAAAGAGTTGTGAGAGACGTTTGTAATTTGTATAGAACAGAGTGTGAAATAAAGATAATGCCAAGCAGTCATGCAGTAATAAATAATGATAAATTGACTAATATTGCCATGGATGAATCCAGTATGATAGTAAATAGAAATGATGGAAAAATCGTTTCGTATATCTGTATGGCAGGGGAAGATTTTTCTGAATTCTCTAGTGAAGTACCAAGTACTTTGATTTTTGTAGGAGCTGGGAATAAACAAAAAGAAGCTCATTATCCTCATCATCACCCAAGGTTTGATATAGACGAAGATGCATTGGCTGTTGGGGTAGAACTACATGTTAGAAATGTAATTACGTTTTTAAAAGGGTAA
- a CDS encoding BatD family protein, whose protein sequence is MKKIEFKYVILILTVHFLMVQSVFSQMILDASDTSISENETTIVSVILKNEKTKDFNIQGIENFEIMSQSQRKSTQIINGKMSSSIVYQYTILPKSKGNFDLKALSKTTESNNLKIEVSGADNSNLNNENKDFYVESNLDKGTYYFGEKIVLDEHLITTVNLKNFGFIESASFKDFSQEEFTDKNFDAKYTRVNGKKAIDYTVYKGILEPLTSGVLTIPSRTLQLSLSQGDSFLSNTVSKFLRTQEKKITVLKLPSNQPKNFSGIVGKFTMDSKYDRSSVSLGEAVTLDVQIKGNGNTDPLEKIVASNIQNFKIYENIKNSDESVSNNGYYSEKEFEVIFIPQKVGKIKIPEIKIPYFNTESKDYDFLIIPEADLMVKNDGSAIDNNLNSTVIPRDDSSDNFSVDKPSGNSYITISQIEPESHNKDDKIFNKKNFIILAVITVFSLAFNVFGVLVPGIKKRKTNKIPSNIKEIIKELKRDEDLDKIFLYFNEGLKLKYGINIKSMSYSQIYSYFDNYNPNTLKEVNQTEKSKLEMIIKIKKEWEDFKFLNKRPDIIRIKYLKKEITEIIS, encoded by the coding sequence ATGAAAAAGATAGAATTTAAATACGTAATATTAATCTTAACGGTACATTTCTTAATGGTGCAAAGTGTCTTTTCTCAAATGATTTTAGATGCCAGTGATACCAGTATTTCTGAGAATGAGACAACTATAGTTTCTGTAATTTTAAAGAATGAAAAAACAAAAGATTTTAATATCCAAGGGATTGAAAATTTTGAAATCATGTCGCAAAGTCAGCGAAAGAGCACCCAGATAATAAATGGGAAAATGAGTTCTTCTATTGTATATCAATACACGATACTTCCAAAATCAAAGGGAAATTTTGATTTAAAAGCTCTTTCTAAAACCACTGAAAGCAATAATTTAAAGATAGAAGTTTCTGGAGCAGATAATAGTAATTTAAACAATGAAAATAAAGATTTTTATGTAGAAAGTAATTTGGACAAAGGTACTTATTATTTTGGTGAAAAGATAGTTTTAGACGAACATCTGATTACCACCGTAAATCTTAAAAATTTTGGTTTCATTGAATCTGCTTCATTTAAAGATTTTTCTCAAGAAGAGTTCACTGATAAAAATTTTGATGCTAAATACACCAGGGTAAACGGAAAAAAAGCTATTGATTATACAGTGTATAAGGGGATTTTGGAACCGTTGACAAGCGGGGTATTAACCATTCCATCCCGTACCCTTCAGCTCAGCTTATCGCAAGGAGATTCTTTTTTATCCAATACAGTTTCTAAATTCCTTAGAACCCAGGAGAAAAAGATCACCGTCCTTAAGCTCCCTTCAAATCAACCCAAAAATTTTAGTGGTATTGTAGGAAAATTTACAATGGATTCTAAATATGACAGGAGTTCTGTTTCTTTGGGAGAAGCGGTAACACTTGATGTGCAGATAAAGGGTAACGGGAATACTGATCCATTGGAAAAGATAGTTGCCTCAAATATTCAAAATTTTAAAATTTATGAAAATATTAAAAATTCAGATGAATCTGTTTCAAATAATGGCTATTATTCAGAAAAAGAGTTTGAAGTGATTTTTATTCCTCAAAAGGTTGGTAAAATAAAAATTCCTGAAATAAAAATTCCTTATTTTAATACAGAATCAAAAGACTATGATTTTCTGATAATTCCAGAAGCTGATCTAATGGTTAAAAATGACGGTTCAGCCATTGATAATAATTTAAATTCTACAGTTATACCTAGGGATGATTCAAGTGATAATTTTTCAGTTGATAAACCTTCTGGAAATAGTTATATAACTATTTCTCAAATTGAACCAGAATCACACAATAAAGACGATAAGATCTTTAATAAAAAGAATTTTATTATTCTTGCAGTAATAACAGTTTTTTCTCTTGCTTTTAATGTATTTGGAGTTTTGGTTCCTGGAATAAAAAAGAGAAAGACGAATAAAATTCCTTCTAACATAAAAGAGATAATAAAGGAGCTGAAGAGAGATGAGGATTTAGATAAAATCTTTTTATATTTTAATGAGGGTTTAAAATTAAAATATGGGATAAACATAAAAAGTATGAGTTATTCTCAAATATATTCTTATTTTGATAATTATAACCCCAATACTTTAAAAGAAGTAAACCAAACAGAAAAATCTAAACTAGAAATGATTATAAAAATCAAAAAAGAATGGGAGGATTTTAAGTTTTTAAATAAAAGACCTGATATCATTAGGATAAAATATTTAAAAAAAGAAATTACTGAAATTATATCATAA
- a CDS encoding MoxR family ATPase encodes MEKVQKAVDEKKTLITNLKNEISKVVIGQEDMINKTLIGIFTGGHILLEGVPGLAKSLTVNTLSKVFGLSFSRIQFTPDLLPSDIIGTEIYHEKTGEFKTKIGPVFRNFILADEINRAPAKVQSALLESMQEKQVTISDTTYKLDNPFLVIATQNPLEQDGTYPLPEAQQDRFMMKLNIGYPKKSEERQILEMTIKNQEPENTELNAIITKEQVFEIKELIHNIYLDDRLKEYILDIIFKTREANPYIECGASPRAGINLIKAAKAKAFLDGRAYVMPDDIRDVVYDILRHRLILTYEAEAENLKVEQIIAKLLDEIVLP; translated from the coding sequence ATGGAAAAAGTACAAAAAGCTGTCGATGAGAAGAAAACCCTTATTACAAATTTAAAAAATGAGATTTCCAAAGTTGTGATTGGTCAGGAAGATATGATCAATAAGACCCTGATCGGGATATTTACAGGGGGTCACATATTGCTTGAAGGAGTACCAGGTCTGGCAAAGTCTTTGACAGTGAATACCCTGTCTAAAGTTTTTGGTCTTTCATTTAGCAGAATCCAATTCACACCGGATTTATTACCTAGTGATATAATCGGAACGGAAATCTATCATGAAAAAACCGGAGAATTTAAAACTAAAATAGGACCTGTTTTTAGAAATTTCATACTTGCAGATGAAATAAACAGGGCTCCTGCAAAAGTGCAGTCTGCTCTTCTTGAGTCTATGCAGGAAAAACAAGTTACTATATCTGATACTACCTATAAGCTTGACAACCCCTTCCTTGTAATTGCAACACAAAACCCCCTAGAACAAGACGGAACTTACCCCCTTCCAGAAGCTCAACAAGACCGATTCATGATGAAACTTAACATAGGGTATCCAAAGAAGAGTGAAGAAAGACAGATTCTTGAAATGACAATAAAAAACCAGGAACCTGAAAATACAGAATTAAATGCAATTATTACAAAAGAGCAAGTTTTTGAAATCAAGGAACTTATACACAATATTTATTTGGATGACAGGCTAAAGGAATACATTCTTGATATAATTTTCAAAACAAGGGAAGCAAACCCATACATCGAATGTGGAGCATCTCCAAGAGCAGGAATAAACCTCATAAAAGCCGCCAAAGCAAAAGCTTTTCTTGATGGAAGAGCTTATGTTATGCCTGATGACATAAGAGATGTTGTATATGATATTTTAAGACATAGACTTATTCTTACTTATGAGGCTGAGGCTGAAAACTTAAAGGTGGAGCAAATAATTGCAAAGTTACTTGACGAAATAGTATTGCCCTAA
- a CDS encoding TRAP transporter small permease, whose translation MNFIKKVNNFTRKIEEVILSYGIIFMAITLIGNVISRTLFNKSWTWAEEVGQILVIAITFVGTSHAARVGRHIRMSAFFDTLSQKNQKILILIMSLITSITMFYLSYLSLLYTVKIYSIGRVTPSMRLPMYKITSVVVFGFFLSGIQYLINFILNIKEKDVYIGTEKKIGDEELISGY comes from the coding sequence ATGAATTTTATTAAAAAGGTAAATAATTTTACCCGTAAAATTGAAGAAGTAATATTAAGTTATGGAATTATTTTTATGGCTATAACCTTAATTGGAAATGTTATTAGTAGAACTTTGTTTAATAAAAGTTGGACATGGGCTGAGGAAGTGGGACAAATACTTGTAATAGCAATTACCTTTGTAGGAACTAGTCATGCGGCAAGAGTAGGAAGACATATTAGAATGTCAGCTTTCTTTGACACATTGTCCCAAAAGAATCAGAAGATATTAATATTAATTATGTCTTTAATCACTTCTATCACAATGTTTTACTTAAGTTATTTATCTTTATTGTACACAGTGAAAATATACTCTATAGGAAGAGTAACCCCTTCAATGAGACTTCCAATGTATAAAATAACTTCTGTAGTTGTATTTGGGTTTTTCTTGTCAGGAATTCAATACTTAATAAATTTCATATTAAATATAAAAGAAAAAGACGTTTATATAGGAACAGAGAAAAAAATAGGTGATGAAGAGCTTATAAGTGGTTATTAA